Genomic window (Manduca sexta isolate Smith_Timp_Sample1 chromosome 26, JHU_Msex_v1.0, whole genome shotgun sequence):
tgtttagttcttctacacacttgattaattttgtttacaaacaatagactcgaggaagaattaaacaactcactttatttaatttctttactattgaacagattataagtcgcagtttattgattttattatttaattatttaccttttctacaacaaaatatatattatttgaatatatttatttctccacttttaacataaaaaaagctataatttcgaaacgggataagataatgaaatgcttgttaggccaaaatatgcgcaatgttttgggcaacacaaaagtgatgaaagtccaaaatggccaaaatccgagttatttagttctccacctacaacgacgatattttggtgcacaagtgtgtgcgcaatacacaaacactctctgttccttcactctcaaaGTCCGGTGAGAccatccgacatgaccggagagaagtCCAAGTGACGAACAGCCTTATGTGCTTTGGTGTGCGGGTATTACACCACCAACTTCGActaagtttttttaatgtaaaaacccagtcacaattatttttggcccaacCTTGGATTCGTACCCTGGACCTCTGCGccatagtcgtactcgtacttACTGCATAcaaattacaactacgccgtCGAGGATGTCTCAAAgcacatataaataaatcttacactTGTTAGTTTCGTGCACACCACAacgatttttataacatttgaaTGAGCATTTGCTAGGCTAGGCAGAAAGGAATAATTGTACAAGACGCGTTCtatatatattgtgtatatttatttaatcagatatacaaattttgtatctgtgaatattataacaataaataagacAAGAAACCGAACGAcgctagtttttttttagaataggcGTCCTGTAGGCAACACCATTGGCAAACTTGCGAATAGACTACTGGAATCCCCCCGGATTAACAACTGCTGTGAAAGGTGACtgggactgcctcggtggcgtagttgtattgcatgcgcggtacggcagcgctctgaagtcctgggttcgaatcccgggtcgggcaaaatgatatttgggtttttctactcagtatcagcccggagtctggaatttgtgcccgatatggcgataggctcgcccccatcacatcatgggacggaacacacttggcgaaaagtgggtgccatggttgcgcctctgcataccccttcggggataaaatgcgtgatgttgtgtgtgttgtgtgtgaaAGGTGGAAAGTAGGCAAGTAAATGAGGGAAGGATGGGAAGTTTGACTATGAGCGGAGGGGTGAAGGAGGAACAGGGAGGGACATGTTCGcaagcccttataggcctcaatgtgtatttctaACCACAGGGTATACAGATTTAACTacgtgcctagggccgcgactaATGTCCCCCTATGCATGGGattgggcgtgcattcggtctGGAGACCAACAcacacaagaattgcctcggtggGAAACGAAGCCTaaagcatttatattatattaagtacttattttcataatattatgcagaaaGTTGAATGTTAATACTAAGGGTGGAGTGAGGTTACACAGAGTATTACAAAATTACTGtcaatgattaaaattaatttacttctaCAGTATTtacattcttatttataaaatgggaTCCCCTTAAGCGGATTTTCGCCAAACAGCATGTTGTAGAGCTATGCCAATCGCATATGCTTGCAGAAATGGCGTTATAGCGAATCCATTATCCAGTGGAAAATTAGAAGAATATTCGGCACGTATTTTCACACATTTGTTGAACATGTAAGACACTCTTATGCTTAACAAAAAATGctaagcaaaaataaaacgttatcCTCCTCATTGACAAGTGACAGCTGTTTTCATTAtcaacataacctcaaaaattaatacatttcaaaagcaaaattatataaacataaataaaaatgtcggCCAAAAACCTATTTTTGCCGGCTGCGTTTGTTCGCGCACCACTGCAAAATGGAGTTGGTCGTTACGTATGTCAGTTGCAaagaataacatttaaattctgTAAAAGTCATGGAGGCAGCCGCGGGCTAAGGTTAGTGatagaaaacataaatatacttactctACATTGAAGATATtctttaaaaactatattgtgTAAATACTACCAAGCGTGCTCTTATGTATTTACATAGTTTCATtgagaaaaaattgttttgtagaGACTTTATTGAACAAAATCTGGTGGAATTCGCCAAAGAGAACCCTGGCGTGGTGGTCTACATGAAGCCGAGACGACACCGCAGCCCCGTCATTGTAGGAGAATACTGTAAGTcaccaatttaattattaacccCTAAGTTCTTTGGATTAAAGGTTATTTCGATAAAACTCGATAAAGCCAACTTTACAGTAGAGAAGTTTAAATAGAATAAGAGaacttttataatactagagTTTTCAATGAGCATTATGATTAATTCAAATctccataaaataatattgtatacttataaacaatccgattttattttatgcattaataCAGAAACTGACCAAAAATCTGagtattatgtaaattgttggtattaattttgtaaatgtaataaaaacaaaaaaatacttaaatcataatattcttTCAGTAAATGGTGACCGTGTGTGGATGAGTGTACATAACAAAACTCATGATGAGATCACAAAGTGGGTGGAAGTGATGCGAACACAACAAGGGGATGTATCGTCTTCCCGCCTCCGCAAATACCAGTACACAGACCACCCCTCCATCCAGGGCCCCTGGACACCATTCACATTCAAGATCCCAGAGCTAAACACTGCACAACTCCCAGACCCCAAGTTCGGTGCCAACAACAGACTGCCACAATCAGCAACCGAAGAACTCAGACTCATGTTTGAAAAACAAAAGCTTAATGTCAAAGAGGAAGAATTGAAAGTggctgaataatttatttataattagaattagtgtagtttattaataaatgtattaacattttatattatttatttccattcaacaatgttttgtttaacagtcaaaaaagaaaaacatgcAATTGAAAATaagtagtaaatatattatcagtAGTCTCTCACACTATCTTGTTTAtagtataactaaaaaaaacatgaaacaatcattttaaattaacatgttTAAAATGAGTAGATATACccatttgcaaaaaaaattcaaacat
Coding sequences:
- the LOC115447155 gene encoding 39S ribosomal protein L43, mitochondrial, whose translation is MSAKNLFLPAAFVRAPLQNGVGRYVCQLQRITFKFCKSHGGSRGLRDFIEQNLVEFAKENPGVVVYMKPRRHRSPVIVGEYLNGDRVWMSVHNKTHDEITKWVEVMRTQQGDVSSSRLRKYQYTDHPSIQGPWTPFTFKIPELNTAQLPDPKFGANNRLPQSATEELRLMFEKQKLNVKEEELKVAE